A stretch of the Aegilops tauschii subsp. strangulata cultivar AL8/78 chromosome 4, Aet v6.0, whole genome shotgun sequence genome encodes the following:
- the LOC123493815 gene encoding ervatamin-B-like, with the protein MASSTPYLVLLLCLTTFLQALLTAANYPPPPPPPFELPESEVRERFSKWVVKYSKHYSCEQEEEMRFQVFKNNTNAIGQFDQQNPGTVVGRGFRPSGFQVQGSGGVRMNRFGDLSPREVIQQFTGLNTTSFNATSPTYLPYHSLKPCCVDWRSSGAVTGVKNQGTCGSCWAFAAVAAIEGMNKIRTGELVSLSEQVLVDCDTVSSGCGGGHSDSAMALVAARGGITSEERYPYAGFQGKCDVDKLLFDHQASVKGFKAVPPNNEGQLAMAVAMQPVTVYIDASGFEFQFYSGGIYRGPCSANVNHAVTIVGYCEGPGERNKYWIAKNSWSNDWGEQGYVYLAKDVPLSTGTCGLATSPFYPTA; encoded by the exons ATGGCTTCGTCCACGCCTTACCTTGTCCTACTCTTGTGCCTCACCACTTTCCTGCAGGCATTGCTTACAGCGGCAAATtacccaccgccgccgcccccgccgtttGAGCTgccggagtccgaggtgagggaGAGGTTCTCCAAGTGGGTGGTCAAGTACTCAAAGCACTACTCGtgcgagcaggaggaggagatgCGGTTCCAAGTCTTCAAGAACAACACCAACGCCATCGGCCAATTCGACCAACAGAATCCTGGCACCGTCGTCGGTCGCGGGTTCCGACCAAGTGGGTTTCAGGTCCAGGGCTCGGGCGGGGTCCGTATGAACAGGTTCGGCGACCTCAGCCCCAGGGAGGTCATCCAGCAGTTCACCGGGCTCAACACCACCAGCTTCAATGCCACGTCACCCACCTACCTCCCCTACCACTCCTTGAAGCCGTGCTGCGTTGACTGGCGCTCCAGCGGCGCTGTCACCGGCGTCAAGAATCAAGGCACTTGTG GATCGTGCTGGGCGTtcgcggcggtggcggcgatcgAAGGCATGAACAAGATTAGGACAGGGGAGCTGGTGTCGCTGTCCGAGCAGGTACTCGTGGACTGCGACACAGTGAGcagcggctgcggcggcggccacTCAGACTCGGCTATGGCCCTCGTGGCCGCCCGTGGTGGCATCACGTCGGAGGAGAGGTACCCGTACGCCGGATTCCAGGGAAAGTGCGACGTGGACAAGCTGCTGTTCGACCACCAGGCGTCCGTCAAGGGCTTCAAGGCCGTGCCACCCAACAACGAAGGTCAGCTGGCGATGGCCGTAGCCATGCAGCCCGTGACGGTGTACATTGACGCCAGCGGTTTTGAGTTCCAGTTCTACTCCGGCGGCATCTACCGTGGCCCCTGCTCCGCCAATGTGAACCACGCCGTCACCATCGTCGGCTACTGCGAGGGTCCCGGCGAGCGAAACAAGTACTGGATTGCCAAGAACTCGTGGAGCAACGACTGGGGTGAACAAGGATATGTCTACCTCGCAAAGGACGTGCCCTTGTCCACGGGCACCTGTGGCCTCGCCACCTCGCCCTTCTACCCCACGGCTTGA